The following are encoded in a window of Qipengyuania soli genomic DNA:
- a CDS encoding 2-oxoacid:ferredoxin oxidoreductase subunit beta: MNAPVKIETTLKDWETDQEVRWCPGCGDYAILKAVQRTLPQLGCDPAKTVFISGIGCSSRFPYYVESYGFHTIHGRAPAFATGAKLANPDLDIWLVTGDGDGLSIGGNHLMHVLRRNVNMQIMLFNNEIYGLTKGQYSPTSREGTRSPSTPLGSYDHPARPAAFALGAGARFVGRGFDVSKNLPDVLKAAHAHQGAAFIEIFQNCIVYNKDVFDDFAAPKGAEDRQLWLENGQPMLFAGGTKGIALDRDALTLKVVDVADGNWEAAGVIVHDVTNRSVAHMLVEMPFGAFPMALGVLYDDPRPTFEAAAMEEKAKASEGKEANLAKLLGKGQTWTVSGTAKDPV; encoded by the coding sequence ATGAACGCTCCGGTCAAAATCGAAACCACGCTCAAGGACTGGGAAACCGACCAGGAGGTCCGCTGGTGCCCCGGTTGCGGTGACTATGCTATCCTGAAGGCCGTGCAGCGCACGCTTCCCCAGCTTGGCTGCGATCCCGCGAAGACGGTATTCATCAGCGGCATCGGCTGTTCCAGCCGCTTCCCCTATTACGTCGAGAGCTATGGCTTCCATACCATCCATGGTCGCGCACCGGCCTTTGCGACCGGAGCCAAGCTGGCAAATCCGGATCTGGATATCTGGCTGGTAACCGGCGACGGTGACGGATTGTCTATTGGTGGCAATCACTTGATGCACGTTCTTCGACGCAATGTGAACATGCAGATCATGCTGTTCAATAACGAGATCTACGGCCTGACCAAGGGTCAGTACTCGCCCACCAGTCGCGAAGGGACGCGCTCGCCCTCGACCCCGCTCGGCAGCTACGACCACCCGGCACGTCCCGCGGCATTCGCCCTCGGCGCCGGTGCGCGCTTCGTCGGTCGCGGTTTCGATGTGTCGAAGAACCTTCCCGACGTGCTCAAGGCGGCCCATGCCCACCAGGGCGCGGCCTTTATCGAGATCTTTCAGAACTGCATCGTCTACAACAAGGACGTGTTCGACGATTTCGCTGCTCCCAAGGGAGCCGAGGATCGCCAGCTCTGGCTCGAAAACGGCCAGCCGATGCTTTTCGCGGGCGGCACCAAGGGCATCGCCCTTGACCGCGATGCATTGACGCTCAAGGTCGTCGATGTGGCGGACGGCAACTGGGAGGCTGCAGGCGTGATCGTCCACGACGTTACCAACCGCTCGGTCGCGCACATGTTGGTCGAAATGCCCTTCGGCGCATTTCCGATGGCTCTCGGCGTCCTCTACGACGACCCGCGTCCGACCTTCGAGGCAGCCGCGATGGAGGAAAAGGCCAAGGCAAGCGAAGGCAAGGAAGCAAACCTCGCCAAGCTGCTCGGCAAGGGGCAGACGTGGACGGTAAGCGGTACGGCAAAGGACCCCGTGTGA
- a CDS encoding serine hydrolase domain-containing protein yields MKRLLLSISVLALAGCVTANDDTLTAHVAAAPAVTQSVPANPATMDPSDSILFWSDERRSAAFRKMEDSFPGLEVAAPRHTRTLTRGPELSDGLKAAIREYMERTNASGMMVLDHGVVRFEEYRLGMTADERWTSFSVAKSFTSTLLGAAIADGKIGSIDTPVTDIIPELAGTAYDGVTVGQIATMTSGVAWNEDYSDPKSDVARMLAIEPVAGESQAVTFARTLKREAPAGSKWVYKTLETNLLGLIVEKATGKSLAAYAAEKIVEPAGFSGGLFWMQDLTGGNIGGCCLSVRLSDYARFGQFVLEGGKGVVPDGWFAKAGGRQVDFAPQAPGFGYGYQWWTYPGGNFGAQGIFGQAITIVPSEQVVVAIISNWPKATSSGGRADFRELVDAIVKNK; encoded by the coding sequence ATGAAGCGATTGCTGCTTTCGATCAGCGTGCTGGCCTTGGCCGGCTGCGTAACGGCGAACGACGATACGCTAACCGCACATGTTGCGGCAGCGCCCGCGGTCACGCAGTCGGTCCCGGCGAATCCGGCGACCATGGATCCGAGCGACTCGATCCTGTTCTGGAGCGACGAGCGGCGGTCCGCGGCCTTCCGCAAGATGGAGGACTCCTTCCCCGGCCTCGAAGTTGCCGCGCCCCGTCATACCCGCACGCTGACGCGCGGTCCCGAACTGTCGGACGGGCTCAAGGCCGCCATCCGCGAATACATGGAGCGGACCAATGCGTCTGGCATGATGGTGCTCGATCACGGGGTGGTCCGGTTCGAGGAATACCGTCTCGGCATGACGGCGGACGAACGCTGGACTAGCTTCTCCGTGGCCAAGAGCTTCACCTCGACCTTGCTCGGGGCAGCCATCGCGGACGGGAAGATCGGCTCCATCGACACCCCGGTTACCGACATCATTCCAGAGCTTGCCGGGACTGCCTACGATGGCGTCACCGTCGGCCAGATTGCGACGATGACTTCGGGCGTGGCGTGGAACGAGGACTATTCCGATCCCAAAAGCGACGTGGCCAGGATGCTGGCCATCGAGCCGGTTGCGGGCGAGTCGCAAGCTGTAACCTTTGCGCGCACCCTGAAGCGCGAAGCTCCGGCGGGCAGCAAGTGGGTCTACAAGACGCTCGAGACCAACCTGCTCGGCCTCATCGTGGAGAAAGCTACGGGCAAGTCGCTCGCCGCCTATGCGGCAGAGAAGATCGTCGAGCCCGCAGGCTTTTCCGGAGGGCTGTTCTGGATGCAGGACCTCACCGGCGGCAATATCGGTGGCTGCTGCCTCTCGGTCCGGCTTTCGGACTATGCCCGCTTCGGCCAGTTCGTGCTCGAAGGCGGCAAGGGCGTGGTGCCCGATGGCTGGTTCGCGAAGGCGGGCGGGCGCCAGGTCGATTTCGCTCCGCAGGCTCCCGGCTTCGGCTATGGCTACCAGTGGTGGACTTATCCCGGCGGGAACTTCGGTGCGCAGGGCATCTTCGGGCAGGCGATCACCATCGTCCCTTCCGAACAGGTGGTCGTCGCCATCATCAGCAACTGGCCCAAGGCCACCAGCAGCGGCGGGCGCGCCGATTTCCGCGAGCTCGTCGACGCGATCGTCAAGAACAAGTGA
- a CDS encoding metal-dependent hydrolase: MDNLTHSLVGALIGQTGLKRKTGLAMPALIIGANLPDVDAACFLWLDGVEHLGFRRGITHGPPALLLLPLVLAGLLYGFDRWQAKRGTRPPARLPVSFKWLYLLAFIACLTHPALDWLNVYGIRLLMPFSDRWFYGDTLFIIDIWLWALLGFATWFSLRRERQGGNWVRPARVALTVACGYILINGFITRDAERMRLMDAHYAHTIAAPVPLFFWKRQLIFPNQEGNHSLIDNYSGPGEGRLNVRRLGGVTLADCRLSNAAERDPQVRAFLVWSRVPFVEYRRDGLWLRDARFADPNIGDRFAVRLPEGTCDVFFR, encoded by the coding sequence ATGGACAACCTGACACACAGCCTTGTCGGCGCGCTGATCGGACAGACGGGACTGAAGCGCAAAACCGGGCTGGCGATGCCCGCGCTGATCATCGGGGCCAATCTGCCCGATGTAGATGCAGCCTGTTTCCTCTGGCTCGACGGGGTCGAACATCTCGGCTTTCGTCGCGGTATTACCCACGGGCCGCCGGCGCTGCTGCTTCTCCCGTTGGTTCTTGCTGGCCTGCTCTACGGCTTCGATCGCTGGCAGGCGAAGCGCGGAACAAGGCCGCCAGCGCGCCTGCCGGTGAGCTTCAAGTGGCTCTACCTGCTGGCCTTCATCGCGTGCCTGACCCACCCGGCGCTCGACTGGCTGAACGTCTATGGCATCCGCCTCCTGATGCCCTTTTCGGATCGCTGGTTCTATGGCGACACGCTGTTCATCATCGACATCTGGCTTTGGGCCCTGCTGGGTTTCGCCACATGGTTTTCGCTGAGGCGAGAAAGGCAGGGCGGCAACTGGGTGAGGCCCGCGCGGGTCGCACTTACGGTCGCTTGCGGCTATATCCTCATCAACGGCTTCATCACGCGCGACGCCGAGCGCATGCGGTTGATGGATGCGCACTATGCCCACACCATTGCCGCGCCGGTGCCTTTGTTTTTCTGGAAGCGTCAGCTGATCTTCCCGAACCAGGAGGGCAACCACTCGCTGATCGACAACTATTCCGGTCCGGGCGAGGGTCGCCTGAACGTGCGCCGGCTCGGCGGGGTCACGCTTGCCGATTGTCGACTATCGAACGCAGCGGAGCGGGATCCGCAGGTGAGAGCCTTCCTCGTGTGGTCCCGCGTGCCGTTCGTCGAATACCGTCGCGATGGGCTGTGGCTACGCGATGCGCGTTTCGCTGATCCCAATATCGGCGACCGCTTCGCTGTTCGTTTGCCCGAAGGTACCTGCGACGTTTTTTTCCGCTAG
- a CDS encoding cryptochrome/photolyase family protein, whose protein sequence is MSSPQIVWLRRDLRLADQPAFHAAAKSGPVIPVHVLDDGRAGDHAYGGASRWWLHHSLESLGATLGSHHSRIVLRRGDAPQVLASLAEETGATCIHALRHYEPWWKEAEDELRDALPDGRELCLYDGNYLLPPGSVTTGSGDPYKIYTPFSKAMLERMPPREPLPEPDTIHSPESWPESDALADWSLLPTRPDWAGGMREFWEVGETAACERLNWWADEVASYDNGRNLPSEDMTSRLSPHLHWGEISPAQVWHKLKDKRSEGWRVFAKELIWRDYAQNVIDQFPDYPRDSYRTYDERKLWRNPKMGHLIQSDLERWQRGMTGYPVVDAGMRQLWQTGWMHNRVRMIAASFLVKHLLIDWRFGEQWFWDTLVDADYGNNGVNWQWISGTGVDSNMFVRIMAPLTQSEKFDSAGYIREYVPELAKLSDAEIHDPADSRRGAYPKKMIGHKEARERALAAYAEAKG, encoded by the coding sequence ATGAGTTCACCACAGATTGTCTGGCTAAGGCGCGATCTCCGGCTGGCCGACCAACCAGCATTCCACGCCGCAGCCAAATCCGGCCCTGTCATTCCAGTCCACGTCCTCGATGACGGGCGTGCGGGCGACCATGCCTATGGCGGCGCGTCGCGCTGGTGGCTCCACCATTCTCTGGAAAGCCTGGGAGCGACGCTGGGCTCGCATCATTCGCGGATCGTCCTTCGTCGCGGTGATGCGCCGCAGGTCCTTGCCAGCTTGGCCGAGGAAACCGGGGCGACTTGCATCCACGCGCTTCGACACTACGAGCCTTGGTGGAAGGAGGCCGAGGACGAGCTGCGCGATGCCTTGCCCGACGGCCGGGAGCTTTGTCTCTACGATGGAAATTACCTCCTGCCTCCGGGTAGCGTGACCACCGGATCGGGCGATCCCTACAAGATCTACACTCCGTTTTCGAAGGCGATGCTCGAGCGTATGCCGCCCCGTGAGCCGTTGCCGGAGCCTGATACGATCCATTCTCCCGAGAGCTGGCCCGAAAGCGATGCTCTGGCGGACTGGAGCTTGCTCCCCACGCGCCCCGACTGGGCGGGCGGGATGCGCGAGTTCTGGGAGGTTGGCGAAACGGCTGCGTGCGAAAGGCTGAACTGGTGGGCCGACGAAGTCGCTTCCTACGACAATGGTCGCAACCTTCCGTCCGAAGACATGACATCGCGTTTGTCGCCTCACTTGCACTGGGGCGAAATCAGTCCGGCGCAGGTGTGGCACAAGCTCAAGGACAAGCGCAGCGAGGGCTGGCGTGTGTTTGCCAAGGAACTGATCTGGCGCGACTACGCGCAGAACGTCATCGACCAGTTCCCCGATTACCCGCGGGACAGTTACCGGACCTACGACGAGCGCAAGCTGTGGCGGAATCCCAAAATGGGACACCTCATCCAGTCCGATCTCGAACGCTGGCAGCGCGGCATGACCGGCTATCCGGTCGTCGATGCCGGCATGCGCCAGCTGTGGCAAACCGGGTGGATGCACAACCGCGTGCGGATGATCGCCGCCAGCTTCCTGGTGAAGCACCTCCTTATCGACTGGCGCTTCGGCGAACAGTGGTTCTGGGACACGCTGGTCGATGCCGACTACGGCAACAATGGCGTCAACTGGCAGTGGATTTCTGGCACCGGTGTCGACAGCAACATGTTCGTGCGGATCATGGCGCCACTGACGCAGAGCGAGAAGTTCGACTCCGCTGGCTACATTCGCGAATATGTGCCGGAACTTGCGAAACTTTCCGATGCCGAGATCCACGATCCGGCCGACAGCAGGCGGGGCGCCTATCCGAAGAAGATGATCGGCCACAAGGAGGCACGCGAAAGAGCGCTTGCAGCCTACGCCGAAGCGAAGGGTTAG
- a CDS encoding SAM-dependent methyltransferase — translation MDMQTTIRGRDLVEGSRRFARKPGFFARLVAPGFEKILGKIDAALVSGTIYGVLPDGTERKLGGRAPGFECTVELRSYNALLRLASNGSVGWYQAWEAGEWWSPDPVPLFALFVQHAERLGDTARAKGPFRHALRLAHLFNRNTEEGSQKNISAHYDLGNDFYAPWLDPTMSYSSALDVAGDGLEAAQKRKWSALASRIGDAATVLEIGCGWGGLADDLAARGSDVTAISLSDEQLAWARAHHSSSIDFRKQDYRDTSGQFDAIVSVEMVEALGREYWPTFMDCVARNLKPGGRAAIQYISMRDVLFDEYAKSADFIQAYIFPGGLLIRTSEFRRLAEERGLEWRDQADFGLDYAETLKLWRQNFDAAEKQGRLPHGFDARFCDLWRYYLMYCEGGFRGGGIDVHQVTLVKGGETK, via the coding sequence ATGGACATGCAGACCACCATCCGCGGCCGCGACCTCGTCGAGGGTTCACGCCGTTTTGCCCGCAAGCCGGGGTTTTTCGCGCGACTGGTCGCACCCGGCTTCGAGAAGATCCTCGGCAAGATCGATGCTGCGCTGGTTTCGGGGACGATTTACGGCGTTCTTCCCGACGGGACAGAGCGCAAACTCGGCGGACGCGCACCCGGCTTCGAATGCACGGTCGAACTGCGCAGCTACAATGCGTTGCTGCGCCTGGCGAGCAACGGCTCGGTCGGTTGGTACCAGGCGTGGGAAGCGGGAGAATGGTGGAGCCCCGACCCGGTGCCGCTCTTCGCGCTTTTCGTGCAGCATGCCGAGCGCCTGGGTGACACCGCGCGCGCAAAGGGGCCGTTCCGCCACGCCCTGCGCCTTGCCCACCTGTTCAACCGCAACACCGAGGAAGGATCGCAGAAGAACATTTCTGCGCACTATGACCTCGGCAACGACTTCTACGCGCCGTGGCTCGACCCGACGATGAGCTACTCTTCCGCGCTCGACGTGGCCGGTGACGGGCTCGAGGCCGCGCAGAAGCGCAAGTGGTCCGCGCTGGCGTCACGCATCGGTGATGCCGCCACGGTGCTCGAGATCGGCTGCGGCTGGGGCGGGCTTGCGGACGACCTTGCGGCACGAGGCAGTGACGTCACCGCCATCAGCCTGTCGGACGAACAACTGGCATGGGCGAGGGCGCACCACTCATCGTCGATCGATTTCCGCAAGCAGGATTATCGCGATACGTCCGGCCAGTTCGACGCCATCGTCAGCGTCGAGATGGTCGAGGCACTGGGACGCGAATACTGGCCGACCTTCATGGACTGCGTCGCGCGCAATTTGAAGCCGGGCGGTCGCGCGGCGATCCAGTACATATCCATGCGCGACGTGCTGTTCGACGAATATGCCAAGAGCGCCGATTTCATCCAGGCATACATCTTCCCGGGAGGCCTGCTGATCCGCACCAGCGAGTTCCGCCGACTGGCCGAGGAGCGCGGTCTGGAATGGCGCGACCAGGCTGATTTCGGTCTCGACTATGCCGAGACGCTGAAGCTGTGGCGTCAGAACTTCGATGCGGCGGAAAAACAGGGACGCCTGCCGCACGGATTCGATGCGCGCTTCTGCGATCTCTGGCGCTATTACCTGATGTATTGCGAAGGCGGTTTCCGTGGTGGCGGCATCGATGTCCACCAGGTGACGCTGGTCAAAGGGGGAGAGACAAAATGA
- a CDS encoding phosphatase PAP2 family protein has product MHSSQFVEAEDQPVPAEHVRLPERGFTVDRTKALVSAAILWVGWATMVYLVTHGMTGTFDDWGLHLYRTGADFHPRGGPFIHEAVRDITSLGGVLLSTLITIGAIVALLFLRLRREAVLFASTVFFGWMLNNLMKWLIGRDRPEIVPHLTEAGGNSFPSGHSFASAMIYIGMALAFASMSKRHSVRYTMIGTAMVLSAMIAWSRVMLGVHFPSDVTAGWMGGAAWAFTAAALLYKPAKAVADSPAGEKLETAVH; this is encoded by the coding sequence ATGCACAGCTCCCAATTCGTCGAGGCAGAGGACCAGCCGGTCCCAGCCGAACATGTCCGCCTGCCGGAGCGCGGATTTACCGTCGATCGTACGAAAGCTCTCGTATCTGCCGCCATCCTCTGGGTTGGCTGGGCAACCATGGTCTATCTGGTCACTCACGGGATGACCGGTACCTTCGACGACTGGGGCCTGCATCTCTACCGGACCGGTGCTGACTTCCACCCTCGCGGCGGACCGTTCATCCATGAGGCCGTTCGCGACATCACTTCGCTCGGCGGGGTATTGCTGAGCACGCTCATCACGATCGGCGCGATAGTCGCCCTCCTGTTCCTGCGCTTGCGGCGCGAGGCTGTCCTGTTTGCCAGCACGGTATTCTTCGGCTGGATGTTGAACAACCTCATGAAGTGGCTCATCGGTCGCGACCGCCCAGAAATCGTGCCCCACCTGACCGAAGCCGGCGGTAACAGCTTCCCCAGCGGACACAGTTTCGCGTCGGCAATGATCTATATCGGCATGGCGCTGGCCTTCGCCTCGATGAGCAAGCGCCATTCGGTTCGCTATACGATGATCGGCACGGCGATGGTGCTTTCCGCAATGATCGCATGGAGCCGGGTGATGCTGGGAGTCCATTTCCCGAGCGACGTCACTGCCGGCTGGATGGGCGGAGCCGCCTGGGCATTCACCGCTGCCGCCCTGCTCTACAAGCCGGCCAAGGCCGTTGCCGACAGTCCCGCAGGCGAGAAGCTGGAGACAGCCGTACACTAG
- a CDS encoding tetratricopeptide repeat protein produces the protein MRFAPVAAALSLALAMTASVSSGAERAPEPRAAALIAKGKAALAAGDVQGAIDSYEAALAMDPGYTPLLLRLAEAARADGLQGKAIRYYREALTREPRNFAAMAGEGEALVERGAMDKARANLAKLESLCGKGCAETTALTARIAAGPPAKVKTAEAVLPETKSPQTN, from the coding sequence ATGCGTTTTGCCCCCGTTGCCGCCGCCCTTTCGCTGGCTCTCGCCATGACTGCGAGCGTTAGCAGCGGAGCGGAACGCGCGCCGGAGCCGCGCGCCGCCGCTCTGATCGCCAAGGGCAAGGCCGCGCTCGCCGCTGGTGATGTCCAAGGCGCGATCGACAGCTACGAAGCGGCGCTGGCAATGGATCCGGGATATACACCGCTGCTGCTGCGCCTTGCCGAGGCGGCTCGTGCCGATGGCCTGCAGGGCAAGGCGATCCGCTACTACCGCGAGGCGCTGACCCGCGAGCCGCGCAATTTCGCTGCCATGGCAGGCGAGGGCGAGGCGTTGGTCGAACGCGGTGCGATGGACAAGGCGCGCGCCAACCTCGCCAAGCTCGAATCCTTGTGCGGCAAGGGCTGCGCGGAAACGACTGCACTGACAGCACGCATCGCTGCCGGCCCGCCTGCCAAGGTCAAGACCGCCGAAGCGGTCCTGCCGGAAACGAAGTCGCCGCAGACGAACTGA
- a CDS encoding RNA pyrophosphohydrolase, translating into MSIPTAYRPCVGVMLVNSAGLVFVGRRIDNKEGDWWQMPQGGVDPGEDLRDAAMRELAEETGARAEHVSIIQQTEEAIRYDLPEELIGKLWGGKYRGQEQVWFLARFTGEDHHIDLEAHDPPEFCDWKWVEPDQLPELIVPFKKRVYRTVVEAFRELV; encoded by the coding sequence ATGAGCATACCGACCGCCTACCGCCCCTGCGTCGGCGTGATGCTGGTGAATTCCGCTGGCCTCGTGTTCGTCGGTCGCCGCATCGACAACAAGGAAGGCGACTGGTGGCAAATGCCGCAGGGCGGCGTCGATCCGGGAGAGGACCTGCGTGATGCGGCCATGCGCGAGCTGGCCGAGGAGACGGGCGCGCGCGCCGAACACGTCAGCATCATCCAGCAGACCGAGGAAGCCATCCGCTACGACCTGCCCGAAGAACTCATCGGCAAATTGTGGGGCGGCAAGTATCGCGGGCAGGAGCAGGTCTGGTTCCTCGCCCGCTTTACCGGCGAGGACCATCATATCGATCTCGAAGCGCATGATCCGCCAGAGTTCTGCGACTGGAAATGGGTCGAACCGGACCAGCTTCCCGAGCTGATCGTGCCGTTCAAGAAGCGCGTCTATCGCACCGTGGTCGAAGCGTTCCGCGAACTGGTCTGA
- a CDS encoding 2-oxoacid:acceptor oxidoreductase subunit alpha produces MATAATKPQDSGLPETPETVVVRFAGDSGDGMQLTGGQFTLSTALAGNDLATFPDFPAEIRAPQGTLFGVSAFQINFGSRQINTAGDAPDVLVAMNPAALKVNLAALKPGGLIIADTGEFTKRNLDKAKYDTNPLEDGSLAKWQVLAFDISAQTIEAVKPYGLGNKDALRCKNMWTLGLALWMFDRDREPLHEWLRQKFRTKPDIADANIAALDAGHAYGETAELSGPLKQVHVDPVPSAPGLYRTITGAEAVSLGLVAGAQLAELPMFFGGYPITPASAILHHLARLKEFDVTTFQAEDEIAAICAAIGASYAGSLGVTSSSGPGIALKGEAMGLAIMTELPLVIVNSQRGGPSTGLPTKTEQSDLYQAVYGRNGDAPMPVIAARSPSDAFEVAIEACRIAVEYMTPVMLLTDGYIANAAEPWKVPNPADYAPFPAKFLEEKNDGDNLLPYKRDAKGARPWIKPGTPGLMHRIGGIEKHELTGNIDYSPDNHQRMTDLRKGKVDHVKVPDQEVCLGNTSGKLAVVGWGSTYGPIHRAVDNCRNRGLDVSHIHVRHIWPLPANLGDLLRGFDKVLVPEMNTGQFKTVLRDQYLVDAQPLTKTSGQPFQIAELEAAIAKFFDGVAGNEGGEVPVNDQQLPSPKAEND; encoded by the coding sequence ATGGCAACAGCCGCCACCAAGCCGCAGGATAGCGGCCTGCCCGAAACCCCCGAGACGGTAGTCGTACGCTTTGCGGGCGATTCCGGTGACGGCATGCAGCTCACGGGCGGGCAGTTCACGCTCTCCACGGCGCTGGCCGGCAATGATCTTGCGACTTTCCCCGACTTCCCGGCGGAAATCCGCGCGCCCCAGGGTACGCTGTTCGGGGTCTCTGCCTTCCAGATCAACTTTGGCAGCCGCCAGATCAACACGGCGGGCGATGCGCCGGATGTGCTGGTGGCCATGAACCCGGCGGCGCTCAAGGTGAACCTCGCGGCGTTGAAGCCCGGCGGCCTGATCATCGCCGACACGGGCGAATTCACCAAGCGCAACCTCGACAAGGCGAAGTACGACACCAACCCTCTCGAGGACGGCAGCCTTGCCAAGTGGCAGGTCCTTGCCTTCGACATCAGCGCGCAGACGATCGAGGCGGTGAAGCCCTACGGCCTCGGCAACAAGGACGCGCTGCGCTGCAAGAACATGTGGACCCTCGGCCTTGCGCTGTGGATGTTCGATCGCGACCGCGAGCCCTTGCACGAGTGGCTGCGCCAGAAGTTCCGCACCAAGCCCGACATTGCCGATGCCAATATCGCCGCGCTCGATGCCGGCCACGCCTATGGCGAAACGGCCGAACTGAGCGGTCCGCTCAAGCAGGTCCATGTCGACCCCGTGCCGTCCGCGCCGGGCCTTTACCGGACCATCACGGGTGCCGAAGCGGTTTCGCTCGGTCTTGTGGCAGGCGCACAGCTGGCAGAGCTGCCGATGTTCTTCGGCGGCTATCCGATTACTCCGGCTTCGGCGATCCTGCACCACCTGGCGCGGCTCAAGGAATTCGACGTCACCACCTTCCAGGCGGAAGACGAGATTGCCGCAATCTGCGCCGCTATCGGCGCGAGCTATGCGGGTAGCCTTGGCGTCACCTCCTCGTCCGGTCCCGGCATCGCGCTCAAGGGCGAGGCGATGGGCCTTGCGATCATGACCGAGCTGCCGCTTGTTATCGTGAATTCGCAGCGTGGTGGCCCCTCGACGGGCCTGCCGACCAAGACCGAGCAGAGCGACCTCTACCAGGCGGTCTATGGCCGCAATGGCGATGCGCCCATGCCGGTGATTGCCGCCCGCAGCCCGTCCGACGCGTTCGAGGTGGCGATCGAGGCCTGCCGCATTGCGGTCGAATACATGACTCCCGTCATGTTGCTGACCGACGGCTATATCGCCAATGCGGCCGAGCCCTGGAAGGTGCCGAACCCGGCCGACTATGCGCCGTTCCCGGCGAAGTTCCTCGAAGAGAAGAACGACGGTGACAATCTGCTTCCCTACAAGCGCGATGCGAAGGGCGCGCGCCCGTGGATTAAGCCCGGCACGCCCGGCCTGATGCATCGCATCGGCGGCATCGAGAAGCACGAGCTGACCGGCAATATCGATTATTCGCCCGACAACCACCAGCGCATGACCGACCTGCGCAAGGGCAAGGTCGATCACGTGAAGGTGCCCGACCAGGAGGTCTGCCTCGGCAACACTTCCGGCAAACTTGCCGTGGTCGGCTGGGGATCGACTTATGGTCCGATCCACCGCGCAGTCGATAATTGTCGCAATAGGGGACTCGATGTCAGCCACATCCATGTGCGCCACATCTGGCCGCTACCGGCCAACCTCGGCGACCTTCTGCGCGGTTTCGACAAGGTGCTCGTGCCCGAGATGAACACCGGCCAGTTCAAGACCGTGCTGCGCGACCAGTACCTGGTCGATGCCCAGCCGTTGACCAAGACGAGCGGCCAGCCATTCCAGATCGCCGAACTGGAAGCGGCGATCGCCAAATTCTTTGACGGCGTGGCCGGGAACGAGGGGGGCGAGGTTCCCGTCAATGACCAGCAATTGCCCAGTCCCAAAGCGGAGAACGACTAA
- a CDS encoding alpha/beta hydrolase → MADTEPYVREDVRAFLALLEAAGGPPLDEVSLEEARAGYQALHDMADAPARDLAVIRDLSCPGPAGDIALRLYDSRESRGPGPVICFYHGGGFVIGDLNTHHNLCTEIAHQMDLPVVAVDYRCAPEAPFPAAIEDCVAATRWVAGSPTELGRPATGLVPIGDSAGGNAAIVVTQALMREAAAVPVILQVPIFPLASDWAKSQSVVDFAEGFVLTRAGMEFFEANYKPDKDDWRAMPILGDHAGTPPAVLVTASLDPIRDSGRDYGAALSNAGIDHVFIEVKGGTHSFSNLRQAVPSYQKDLDYVFAAMKMMLARHG, encoded by the coding sequence ATGGCTGACACCGAACCCTATGTCCGCGAGGATGTGCGCGCCTTCCTTGCGCTTCTCGAGGCAGCCGGTGGCCCGCCGTTGGACGAGGTTTCCCTGGAAGAGGCCCGCGCCGGTTATCAGGCGCTCCACGACATGGCCGATGCGCCCGCACGCGACCTTGCCGTAATCCGCGACCTGTCATGCCCCGGACCTGCCGGCGACATTGCGCTGCGCCTCTATGACTCGCGCGAAAGCCGCGGCCCCGGACCGGTGATCTGCTTCTATCACGGTGGTGGTTTCGTCATCGGCGACCTCAACACCCACCACAACCTGTGCACCGAAATCGCCCATCAGATGGACCTGCCCGTGGTGGCGGTCGACTATCGCTGCGCGCCCGAGGCACCCTTTCCTGCGGCGATCGAAGATTGCGTCGCCGCGACCCGCTGGGTCGCCGGATCGCCTACAGAACTGGGGCGCCCGGCGACCGGACTGGTCCCGATCGGCGACAGCGCCGGGGGCAATGCAGCGATTGTCGTCACCCAGGCGCTGATGCGCGAGGCGGCAGCGGTTCCGGTAATCCTTCAGGTCCCGATCTTCCCGCTCGCCAGCGACTGGGCGAAGTCGCAAAGCGTCGTCGACTTCGCCGAGGGTTTCGTCCTGACCAGAGCTGGGATGGAGTTTTTCGAAGCGAACTATAAGCCCGACAAGGACGACTGGCGGGCCATGCCTATCCTCGGGGACCATGCGGGCACCCCGCCTGCCGTGCTGGTGACCGCCAGCCTCGACCCGATCCGCGACTCAGGTCGCGATTACGGCGCAGCGCTCAGCAATGCGGGCATCGATCACGTGTTCATCGAGGTCAAAGGCGGCACGCACAGCTTCAGCAACCTGCGCCAGGCCGTACCGAGCTATCAGAAGGATCTCGATTACGTCTTTGCCGCGATGAAAATGATGCTTGCGAGGCACGGATGA